The window CGTCAATATTTTGCAATTTTTAGACTATTACCAAGCATCGCACGGTGGGAATAGCTATCCTGAACAAATCATTTTATTGACCCCAAACGAAGGCCTTAGCCAACAGCATCTTAAAGAGTTTAGAGACTCAGGTCTACATGCCACATTCTTTGATAAGCAAAAGAGTTTTAGTGGTTTGTATCGAAATGAGATCCAGATTATCGATATCAATAAACTAGCCGAAAAAGATGGTGATAAAACCGTTGCCGTAGAAACTTTAGAAGGTAAAAATCTAGTCCTGATTGATGAAGGTCATCGAGGCACCAGTAGTGCTGGTGTATGGATGGAACGTCGTGATGTACTGACACGCAATGGTTTTAGTTTTGAATATTCTGCTACCTTTGGTCAGGCGGTGAGTAAGGCCGAAAACGTCTATAAACGTTTTGAAGATGTCAAAAAGCAAAAAGCCAAGATGCTGTTTAATGGCACAACATTCTCAAAATTATCTGATGCTCAACTGGAACAGGTTCAGTTGGATGACTTAGAAAAACAAAAGTTCCGCCGTGAAGCATTACGCGAAGTTTATGCAAAGAGCATTTTGTTTGATTACTCATATCGTTACTTCTATGCCGATGGTTATGGTAAAGAAGTCAGCATTCTCAATATGAAAGACTACCAAGCAGAAGATGAGCGCAATCTTTATCTCACTGCTTGTCTCTTGGGCTTCTACCAACAGCAATATTTGTTTGAAAAAAACAAAACCAAGCTGGCTCAATTTAATATTGAAAAACCGCTATGGGTATTTGTGGGTAACAAGGTCAATGATGATGATTCTGATATCTTGGCCATCGTAAAATTCTTATCTGAATTTTTAGATCCACAAAACAAAGCCAAAATTATGGGTTGGCTAACAGACTTGATTCGTAATACATCACGTTTGGTAGATGCGAATGGCCATAATATTTTCACCAATCGCTTTATTGCTTTGCATGGCCAAGAGCCGGAACAACTCTATCAAGAGATCTTAAAGCATTTCTTTAATACCACAGCAAACTTACGTTTAAATGTAATTCGTATTACCGCCAACAAAGGCGAATTACGTTTACAGGTCGGTGAAAATACACCTTTTGCAGTGATTAATGTAGGGGATGAAAAAGGCCTCTATGACATGTGCTTAGAGAATGAAAAAACGCATTATCTTAATGCACGTACTGACGACTTTTCTCCATCGTTATTCCCAACTCTAAATGATGACGACAGCCAAACCCATCTATTAGTTGGTTCGCGTAAGTTTACCGAAGGCTGGAGCAGTTGGCGTGTGTCTACCATGGGCTTGTTAAACATGGGGACAGGCGAAGGTGCGCAAATTATTCAGCTCTTTGGTCGTGGCGTGCGTTTAAAAGGTGAGAACTTTTCACTGAAACGAACTCCAAGAGAAATTTGCCAAAAAGCAGAACATAAAGGCCTACATCTAGACCTGATGCAAACGCTGAATATCTTTGGTTTACGTGCGAACTATATGGAACAGTTTAAAGCCTACTTAGAAGATGAAGGCATTATTCTGAATCAAGATCTCGTAACCTTAGATTTTCCAACCAATAAAATCCATGCCACACGTTTAAAAACCTTAGTGCTAAAAGATGGCTATAAGGACAATCAGGCGAATGGATTTAAGGCACAGCGTAAGCTATCAATGTTTGAGATTCCGAAGGAATTTGAAGGAAAGATCAAACAGCCACATGTGGTATTAGACTTATATCCAAGACTGCAAGCATTACATACCGATAAGTCAAAGCTGAATACAGCAGAATCTGTAGATAAGCGCCAAACACATGATATCTCGCGAGACATTATGTGCTTATTTGATTTCGACGACATCTATTTACAGTTACAGCAGTATAAATTTCAACGTGGTTATCATAACTTGCGTTTATATATTGAAGGTTTACGTGAGTTTTGTGGCCGTGATATGTCATTAAAACAGAATGATTGGTACACCTTGAAGGTGGATGCTTCTGAATTAAGCAATGACATGAAAGGTATTCAGAAGCAACAAGGCATTCTGATTGAGCTGTTAAAAGCGTATATGGATAAGTTCTATAACGCGCTTAAAAATGCGTATGAAGGTCAATTCTACGAAGTCAAAGAATTTGATCTTAATGATGATGTCTTACCTATTGATATTTGTAAGCAATATACATTAACAGCGAAACCTGATCGCAATGAAGATGCAGAACTGGCATTTGAACGTTTAGTCGAGCTTAAAGAGTTAGTGGCGAAAGGCGATGTAGAGAAACTTGCGCCTTGGAAACAAGATGGTAGCTTTAGAGCGATTACGTTTGATCGTCATTTGTTCTATCCACTCTTTGATAAAACAGATGAAAGCCTGCCATTTACATGGTCACCTATGTTGTTTGACTACACCAAAGGTACGCAAAGTAGTGAAGTGAAATTTGTCATGGATCTTCAAGCGTATATTAATCAAGCTAAGCATGTTGAAGAGTTAAAAAACTATAGTCTGTATTTACTTCGTAATGCTGACAGCAAATATAAAGGTTTAGGTTTTGCCTTGGCGGGTAACTTCTATCCAGACTTTTTATTGTGGTTGGTACATAAAGAAACGGGCATGCAGTATTTAACCTTAGTTGATCCAAAAGGTCTACGTAACATGGATCATGATCATGCCAAAATTAAATTGCATCAAGAGATTAAAAGCATTGAGGCTAAAGTGGGTGATCCAAACTTAGTGCTTAATAGCTTTATTTTGTCGATCACGCCAATGAAGGACATCATCAACAACAGTCTGACGCAGGAAGAATATGCGGAGCGCAATGTGCTGTTTATGGTGGGAGATGATCGGACTTATTTGGATCAGTTGTTTGCTAAAATTTTAGAGCAACAGATGAAGTTTGCGGCTTAATTTATCCAGATAATAACGTGTCCAAATGAGTGAATTATGGACACTAACCTTAATTTATAAAGAGCTTATACATGTCAGGCCAGTACGAAAAACCGTTAACGATTAAAGAAGCGGTAAATGCGATTCAATGCAATGATTTTTTACTCCCAGCCATTCAACGGAAATTTGTTTGGTCAAGTAATCAAATATGCCAATTATTTGATTCTATTTTAAGAGGCTATCCAATCAATTCATTTATGATGTGGGAGATTACAGACCCAGAAATTAAAAAAAATTATAAGTTTTATCAATTCTTGACGAAGTATTGCCAGCGATTTAATGAAGAAAACCCACATGTTGATGTAAATGCAAGTACTAAGAATTTTAAAGCGATCATAGATGGACAACAACGATTAACATCATTGTACATTGGCTTATGCAGTACATATGCTTATAAGCAACCACGTGTTTGGTGGCCGACAGCTTATGATGAGGATGTATTACCGCCTAGAAAATTGTATATAGATCTAGAAAAGCCAATAGATAATGATGACGAATCTATGATGCATTACAACTTAAAATTTTTGACTGATGAACAATTTAAACAAGTAAATAGTTCAGCAATGAAGAATTGGTTGTGCTTACATGACATATTGAATATGCCAAATGTAGATTTGGCAGATGCTATTCTAAAAGTAGTTCTACCGGAACTAGCTCGTCGTAATTTGGCGACCAATAATTTTGCATCAGAAACCTTATTGAAACTCTATATGGCGGTTCATAAAGAACAATTAATTCATTACTTTAATGAAAAAAGTCAAGAAGTAGATCATGTTCTTGATGTGTTTATCCGTACCAACAGTGGTGGTACTAAGTTATCTTTTTCTGATTTACTCATGTCTATTGCGGTAGCTAACTGGCAAGGAGATTTCAGGAAAGAAATTGAAAACCTAACAAATTGGCTATATCAATCGCAAGATTTAGGATTTTACATAGAACGTGATTGGATATTAAAAACCTCATTAATGTTAATTGATGAAGATGTACGTTTTAAAGTCAAAAATTTTACAGCAGATCGAGTTCAAACTATTCAATTACAATGGGATACAATCAAAGCTTGTATCAAGGAAACTTTTAAGTTAATTAGAAAGTTTGGAATCAATGCACAGTCACTTACATCTAAGAATGCAGTAATACCAATATGTTACTACCTTTACAAGAAGGGTGATGAAAATGGTGATCCGCTATATTTAACAATTAATGATCTTGCTAAACATAATGAAGAGCGTGCCAAGATAAGCCAATGGTTCTATATGGTTTTACTGAAAGGTATTTTTGGTGGTCAGGCAGATTCAATCATCTCAACGATGAGAAGAGTGCTGAAAGCAAATATGGCAGAGCCATTATTTCCGTTAGAACAAATCATTAAAAATTATGAGGCTACTAACAAAGATTTAAGATTTGATGATGCTTATATCGAGAGCATGTTAAATATTCAGTATGGCGAAGCGAGATGTAGATCTGTCTTACATCTTTTATTCCCAGAACTAAAAGCGACTGAAAACTTCCATATGGATCACTTACATCCACAATGGTTATTTACTAAGAGGAATATTTCTAAATATGATGCTTTTACCATAGAGCAAAAAGAATTTTATACCAATGCTAGTCATTGGAACTCAATTGCCAATTTGCATCTCTTAAATGATTCTTTAAATATGTCGAAAAATGGCATGTTATTAGGAGAGTGGATTAAGTCTAATCAACATGGATTTGTAGTGAAGGATCTATTAATTGATGAAACAATATCTTTAGAATTCGAATGTTTTGAAGAGTTTTATCGTGCTAGACGAAAGGCTCTGAAAGAAAGATTTGAGAAAAGAGTTTTCATGCTAACAGATCAAAATATCTTGTCTTTAGTTAACATTAGAGAAGATGTGCTTGATGATTCAGAAATAGAAGAAGAATAAATTTTTGTAGTACTCTTTTCTTATTAAATCCGATACCTAACTAAAGATTACAGTAGTAATCTTTAGTTCAATAAACGAAATTTTTCTACGAGAGCGGTGGCAGTCCATATCGAAGATATTCTCAAGAACTATTGAGCTGAATACTTGAACTTAAAGTAAAATTAAGCCTTTAGTACTATTGATTTTTTTATTTTTTTGATAGATATTTAAGTTTATATTTCTAATAGTAGAAATATTTTAAATAACTTAAGAATACTTTAAGAGAGGGTTCTATGGAAATTCAAGATGACAAATTGAATATCGAAGAAGTACAGCAATTAACATCTAAATTAGCATGTGTTAACAGTGTAACAATTGATATCAATGAGCGTGAAAAACTAGAACAAGATTTGAATGCTATGTTTGGTCAGTGGTATGAAGGCGACTAAATAGCATACTCAGTTAGCCAATGGTTCATTGGCTAGCTTAGAAGTCTAGTTTTATGATTATCTATAATAGTAATTCGACCACTTCGAGTGGGTTGACACACAGACTGTCTAAAATTCTTAATATTGAAGTTTTAGAAGTATCTAAAATTAATTTGGATGAGCCTACTCTTACAGAACTGATTATTTTATTTATTAATGTATCTGGTGAGGAAGAATTAAGCACGGAATGGGAGATTCTTCTTAAAAGCCAATTTATAAACAAAAAGAGAGTAGTAGTTTTCCTATTTGGTATTTATGATGATTATATTGATCAAAATTCAATAATAGTTAAGCAAATTTATCATTATTTGGAAATGCATAATCAGTATATAAAAATTTTTCCTAAAAAAATATCAAAATTTAATTTAAATGTTAATGAAGTAAAAGAGTTTATATTATATTTAAAGAGTAAAAATATAGCAGAATATTTATTTCATAAAGAAATATTAAGTTTAACTCATATAAACCAAAAGTTACCAAAAATTTATGATGCTGAAACATTGAATTTGACTTGTAATTTTGATGGTTTTTCCAATCTTTTAAATGTAAAAAATATTAATTCATATCAAGTATTGCACCAGATTTTATTGCTATCTTCGCAAAAAATAATCATTTGTAATAGGGTGGATTTAAGTGGATTTAACTATGAATTAATCGAAAATAATATTTTAGAAAAAATATATTTTAAATCTTGTTTAATTCAGAACACCCCTAAATTAAGTAATTTTTCTAATCTAAAAACTATTAATTTTTCAGCTAACAAAATTATAGAATTAGAGGTTGATAATTTCCCTTCTGGTGTGAAAAGGATTAATTTTTCAAAAAACACTATTAATAAAATTCTATTAGATAAAAGAAAAAACTATCATCATATTGAAAGTTTGGCATTATTTAACAATAGATTGATTGATTTTGAATGGTTGAATTGTTTTAAAAAAATTAAATACTTAAATATTGGTATGAATCCAATGCTTCATGTACCAGAGGAAATATTTGGACTAAAGGATATTGAACATCTTAATATAGCTGTAACTAATATTAAATATTTGCCAAAAGAAATACTTGATTTAAACAACCTAAAGAAATTAGATATTAAACATTGTGTTAATTTAAGCAGTAATGACTTTGTTTTAAAAAAGTTGATCAGTCGTGGTATTGAGGTTATATGTTAGTTGAAAAAGATTTAAATAAATTAATAAGGATTCTTAATATTAATGAGATTCATAAATTTAAATTTGAAGAAGATTATAAAAAAATATATTCTTTAGATCAAATGAACTCTGATATCAATTTTCAGAATTTAGTCTATCCTTATATTCGATTAAATAATCATAAAAATACAACTTCAAGATTGGATTTTATAGAGAAAACGAATAATAAGCATCTAAATAATTTGGAAACAAAATTATCTCTGAAAAGTATCCTATATAGGTTAGCAAAAGGGGATACATTAATAATGGATGGTATAGATGTATTTAACCAAAATGTTAGAATATTTTCCCGTGCTTTATCCAATGGATTAAATGCTAAAGTTTCCTCTAATCTTTATTATACATTTCGTGATAATACCGGTATCAATTTACATTTTGATCAGCATGATGTGTTGGCAATTCAAATACACGGACAAAAAAAATGGCATTTCGTTAGGAATATTATAGAGGATATATCTAAAAAAAATGATCATTCTATCAAGCCAATTTTGGATTCTAATTCAGTAGTTATTGAAACAATTCTTTTGGAAGAGGGTGAATTTTTATTTATTCCAAAAGGAATCTGGCATTATACCGAGACAACAGCGGAAAAAAGTTCTTTGCATATTGCTTTTGGTTTAACTCCTCCTAATATTCATGATGTTTTAAATGAATTCATTAGGCAAAAAATAGGAAAATATGGTCAAACTAATGTCTACGGTTTAGATGAAAAAAAATATCAGTCTGTAGTTGATGAATTAATATCTAAATTAAATGAATCAGTTGATGAAAAATTTAATTCTATAGAATTTTCTAATTTTTTAAAAATATACAAAAATCAATATACCAATATTGAATTAATTTAGCAGGATTAAAAAGATTTAATGAAACAAATTTATTTAATTATTACAAAAAAATGTAATTTATCCTGTAATTTCTGCATAAGAGACTATGAATATAATGTAGATAATAGTCTATCTATACCAGATTATGATCTTATTATTGAGAGATTAAAGCAATATTGGCATACATCTAATTTTATTATTTCAGGTGGTGAACCTACTGTTCATAAAAATTTTACTTACTTTTTAAAAAAGGCATGTGAAAAGTTCAAAAAAGTTAGTATCAATACCAATGGGACAAATAAATATTTTTCTACGACAAAATTTAAAGAGATTATTGAGCATTATAAAGTAAGAATACAATTTTCAATTGATGGTGCTCAAATTGTACATGATCAAATACGTGGCAAGGGTAATTATCAAAAAACTTTAAATAATATTCAGATTTGTAAGACTTATAAAAATGCTGAAATTATTGTTTCCACAACTGTATCAAATGCTAATTTTATGAGTAATTTTGTTGATCTATATAGAGATCTAGAGGATTACGTTTCAATCTGGAATATTAAAAGAGTTTCATACTCTGGGGAAGCAAGTAGTGATGATTTTGATTATTTAAGTAATAATCAATGGAATGAAATTGTTGATAAAGTCAAAAGTTTAGATTCTAAAAATATTATCAATATTCAAAAAATGTATGATTTTGAACCTTTGGAAAAAATAGATGACACAATACTATCATATGTAGAATCCAATGTAATAAAAAATTGTGGCAGTGGTACTTCAAAAATATATATTTATCCCAATTTAGATGTTTTAGCTTGTACTTGTTATGAAAAAAAACCATCTGGAAATCTAAAGTATCAAGATATAAATAATATTATTTCATCTGCCAAGCACTTAAAAGTATCAGCTCATCAGATTGATCACCCGATTTGTAATAGTTGTCGATATAAAAAACTTTGTAATGGTGGGTGTTTAGGTGCTGGGTTTTATTCTTCGGGTTCTTTAAATGAACCAGATGTTAAATGTCCAAAGATATTCGATTTTAATCAAACTAGTTCTGATAATTCCCTGAAAATTTCATTTATTCAAATTTAGTCTTTAATTAGGTCATTAATTTATGTCTGCAACCTTATTTTGGAAATTATCCAATCAAGACCATGTTAATCAACGTTTAAAAAAAAATTTAGATCATATTATTAAGTTTAAACCTGAATTAGCAAAACTATTTGAGGATGTTGAAGATAAATTAGGTCGTTTTTTATCATTGTTTTTTACGACCATTGAAATCCCACCTCCAGGCTATGTCGCAAACTTATCATTAGAGGATAAATCTTTCCAAAAGATAAATCTTTCTTTACGTATTCCAGAACATCCTGAATTTCGTGAATATCTTGATATCCATAGTACGATTGCAGTAATTGGCTATTGGAACTTGACGACGAGCTCACCATGGTTTACACCTGAAAAAATTATGGTCACGCATAATGATATAGAAGCAACTGAATATGAACACGAGATTGAGTGTGCTTATAAACAACTTGATGGAGATAAGTTTCCTGACCGAAATGTTACGAATGTGTTAAACCGTCAGCTAGCAAACGATTTACCTAAAATTTCCGTTTTAACAAGTCAAAGACTTGAAAATTGGTCCTCATTTCTACAATTTAAACGTCGGTTAATTCGTCAAAAAACCATAGGCTTACGTTATATTGGATATGATTACGATCATAAAAATAGCCAATTAAAACTGTTAGTAGCAGCTCCAAATGCCGCTTATTTAGAAAAAGCAAGGAGAGGGTTCTTACGCCAAAACTTACAATTATTTGATCTGAATATTTCAGAAAATGATTGGAAATTCGCTTTACCAGAGCTTGATAATGATAAAAAACCACAAAAATCGAGTTTAGAGTTAGGACAGGTTTCACGCGGAAAGAAAACTCTTGAGATTGTCCATTTTTCTAAGCTGAGTTCAATCCAGCATCAAACAATGCAAGAGTCAGAGTTTCCTTTTAATCAGGCGACATATGCTTGGTTGCGTGTTGATATTAGTGAAGATTGGAAAAATAGACTCGATGCAATTGATACTGAATCAACTGATGAAGAAACTTTGTTTAATAATCAAGAAATTTTAGGCAAATTTATTAAAAATATTCCAGATCAGGGATTTATATCTTTTTCACTTGTAGGTGATTGGGCGCTTATTAAGCGTCAGGAACGTAGTATTCGTAATCTTAAACAAAACGAAAATTGTTATTCTCCATATTTGTCGAGTTATTTATTCGATATTACTCAAGCCAAAGAACCCCGTCAAATTCAAGAAGTGGACCATTGGTACAATGAGCAATTAAATCCTGCTCAGCAGAGTGCTGTCAAAAAAATGTTATCAGCACCAGACTTATGCTTGATCCAAGGGCCACCTGGTACAGGAAAAACTACAGTCATTGCAGAAGCTATTCTTCAATTTGCAAAAGAAGGACAAACCGTGTTGCTTGCAAGTCAAGCGCATGATGCGATTGATAA is drawn from Acinetobacter sp. WCHAc010034 and contains these coding sequences:
- a CDS encoding DEAD/DEAH box helicase family protein, yielding MAKATKTTQKAVKANFHDQLILSKWSWAKFNPNYLQAMRDSLDHPQFEGIETEGQEAGQTKFFVELTRDLVGKHHIDTDTLRRYDLNIVKHWESISLKRNEIEGQVLNLKYFQYLSLLFTELYLDQYFNHQQTMLDELNHAVAEFNQAQKAMSEQFQPYEADDLNKIAFWNATGSGKTLLMHVNILQFLDYYQASHGGNSYPEQIILLTPNEGLSQQHLKEFRDSGLHATFFDKQKSFSGLYRNEIQIIDINKLAEKDGDKTVAVETLEGKNLVLIDEGHRGTSSAGVWMERRDVLTRNGFSFEYSATFGQAVSKAENVYKRFEDVKKQKAKMLFNGTTFSKLSDAQLEQVQLDDLEKQKFRREALREVYAKSILFDYSYRYFYADGYGKEVSILNMKDYQAEDERNLYLTACLLGFYQQQYLFEKNKTKLAQFNIEKPLWVFVGNKVNDDDSDILAIVKFLSEFLDPQNKAKIMGWLTDLIRNTSRLVDANGHNIFTNRFIALHGQEPEQLYQEILKHFFNTTANLRLNVIRITANKGELRLQVGENTPFAVINVGDEKGLYDMCLENEKTHYLNARTDDFSPSLFPTLNDDDSQTHLLVGSRKFTEGWSSWRVSTMGLLNMGTGEGAQIIQLFGRGVRLKGENFSLKRTPREICQKAEHKGLHLDLMQTLNIFGLRANYMEQFKAYLEDEGIILNQDLVTLDFPTNKIHATRLKTLVLKDGYKDNQANGFKAQRKLSMFEIPKEFEGKIKQPHVVLDLYPRLQALHTDKSKLNTAESVDKRQTHDISRDIMCLFDFDDIYLQLQQYKFQRGYHNLRLYIEGLREFCGRDMSLKQNDWYTLKVDASELSNDMKGIQKQQGILIELLKAYMDKFYNALKNAYEGQFYEVKEFDLNDDVLPIDICKQYTLTAKPDRNEDAELAFERLVELKELVAKGDVEKLAPWKQDGSFRAITFDRHLFYPLFDKTDESLPFTWSPMLFDYTKGTQSSEVKFVMDLQAYINQAKHVEELKNYSLYLLRNADSKYKGLGFALAGNFYPDFLLWLVHKETGMQYLTLVDPKGLRNMDHDHAKIKLHQEIKSIEAKVGDPNLVLNSFILSITPMKDIINNSLTQEEYAERNVLFMVGDDRTYLDQLFAKILEQQMKFAA
- a CDS encoding DUF262 domain-containing protein, whose protein sequence is MSGQYEKPLTIKEAVNAIQCNDFLLPAIQRKFVWSSNQICQLFDSILRGYPINSFMMWEITDPEIKKNYKFYQFLTKYCQRFNEENPHVDVNASTKNFKAIIDGQQRLTSLYIGLCSTYAYKQPRVWWPTAYDEDVLPPRKLYIDLEKPIDNDDESMMHYNLKFLTDEQFKQVNSSAMKNWLCLHDILNMPNVDLADAILKVVLPELARRNLATNNFASETLLKLYMAVHKEQLIHYFNEKSQEVDHVLDVFIRTNSGGTKLSFSDLLMSIAVANWQGDFRKEIENLTNWLYQSQDLGFYIERDWILKTSLMLIDEDVRFKVKNFTADRVQTIQLQWDTIKACIKETFKLIRKFGINAQSLTSKNAVIPICYYLYKKGDENGDPLYLTINDLAKHNEERAKISQWFYMVLLKGIFGGQADSIISTMRRVLKANMAEPLFPLEQIIKNYEATNKDLRFDDAYIESMLNIQYGEARCRSVLHLLFPELKATENFHMDHLHPQWLFTKRNISKYDAFTIEQKEFYTNASHWNSIANLHLLNDSLNMSKNGMLLGEWIKSNQHGFVVKDLLIDETISLEFECFEEFYRARRKALKERFEKRVFMLTDQNILSLVNIREDVLDDSEIEEE
- a CDS encoding JmjC domain-containing protein, producing the protein MLVEKDLNKLIRILNINEIHKFKFEEDYKKIYSLDQMNSDINFQNLVYPYIRLNNHKNTTSRLDFIEKTNNKHLNNLETKLSLKSILYRLAKGDTLIMDGIDVFNQNVRIFSRALSNGLNAKVSSNLYYTFRDNTGINLHFDQHDVLAIQIHGQKKWHFVRNIIEDISKKNDHSIKPILDSNSVVIETILLEEGEFLFIPKGIWHYTETTAEKSSLHIAFGLTPPNIHDVLNEFIRQKIGKYGQTNVYGLDEKKYQSVVDELISKLNESVDEKFNSIEFSNFLKIYKNQYTNIELI
- a CDS encoding radical SAM/SPASM domain-containing protein, translated to MKQIYLIITKKCNLSCNFCIRDYEYNVDNSLSIPDYDLIIERLKQYWHTSNFIISGGEPTVHKNFTYFLKKACEKFKKVSINTNGTNKYFSTTKFKEIIEHYKVRIQFSIDGAQIVHDQIRGKGNYQKTLNNIQICKTYKNAEIIVSTTVSNANFMSNFVDLYRDLEDYVSIWNIKRVSYSGEASSDDFDYLSNNQWNEIVDKVKSLDSKNIINIQKMYDFEPLEKIDDTILSYVESNVIKNCGSGTSKIYIYPNLDVLACTCYEKKPSGNLKYQDINNIISSAKHLKVSAHQIDHPICNSCRYKKLCNGGCLGAGFYSSGSLNEPDVKCPKIFDFNQTSSDNSLKISFIQI